The following proteins are co-located in the Primulina tabacum isolate GXHZ01 chromosome 11, ASM2559414v2, whole genome shotgun sequence genome:
- the LOC142518536 gene encoding remorin-like gives MTTAVAEGVVTKNPEAAEPLAGPVVEKPNQAIQDKPAFVPPPTAEVVTKNPEAAEPPLASVVEKPCHVVEDKPVVAPPPAEAAKPVTNVPEPVAKKSSKGSLDRDIALAKLEGDKKSSYIKAWEENEKSKVENKAQKKVADIASWENTKKASLDAQLRKLEEKLEKKKAYYAVSVKNKVALIHKQAEEKRAMVEAARKDEIFNTVEAANTYRATKQIPKKSFGCF, from the exons ATGACGACCGCAGTGGCTGAGGGAGTTGTCACGAAGAATCCTGAAGCGGCGGAGCCATTGGCTGGGCCGGTCGTTGAGAAGCCGAACCAAGCTATTCAAGATAAGCCTGCCTTCGTGCCACCACCTACCGCAGAAGTTGTTACGAAGAATCCTGAAGCGGCTGAGCCACCGCTTGCGTCGGTGGTTGAGAAGCCGTGCCACGTTGTTGAAGATAAGCCTGTAGTCGCGCCACCTCCAGCCGAGGCCGCTAAACCTGTTACAA ATGTTCCAGAACCTGTTGCAAAGAAAAGCTCAAAAGGATCCCTTGATAGAG aTATTGCTCTTGCGAAACTTGAAGGTGACAAGAAGTCCTCGTACATCAAGGCGTGGGAGGAAAATGAAAAAAGCAAAGTGGAGAACAA GGCTCAAAAGAAGGTCGCAGATATAGCTTCATGGGAAAACACCAAGAAGGCATCTCTTGACGCCCAACTACGAAAACTTGAG GAAAAACTAGAGAAGAAGAAGGCATATTATGCAGTAAGTGTGAAAAACAAGGTGGCACTAATCCACAAGCAGGCAGAAGAGAAGAGAGCCATGGTTGAAGCTGCACGTAAAGATGAGATATTCAATACAGTTGAGGCGGCTAATACATACCGTGCAACCAAGCAGATTCCTAAGAAATCTTTTGGATGCTTTTAA